A genomic stretch from Triplophysa dalaica isolate WHDGS20190420 chromosome 4, ASM1584641v1, whole genome shotgun sequence includes:
- the top3b gene encoding DNA topoisomerase 3-beta-1 isoform X2, translated as MVKFLQVEAKGCDYVVLWLDCDKEGENICFEVLDAIQPFMNKPYGHECTVYRAKFSSITDTDICNAMNRLGEPNKNEALSVDARQELDLRIGCAFTRFQTKYFQGKYGNLDSTLISFGPCQTPTLGFCVDRHDKIQSFKPESYWVVQAKVFKGKDSPLTLDWDRVRVFDRDVGQMFVNIAKTAKEAKVDSVTKKEKAKQRPLALNTVEMLRVGSSALGMGPQHTMQIAERLYTQGYISYPRTETTHYPENFDLKSTLRQQANSSFWGETVKALMSEGINKPRKGADAGDHPPITPMRAASEIELGSDGWRLYDYITRHFIATVSHDCKFLQTTISFNIATETFTCTGKTLISAGYTEVMPWQGIPLEEALPVCERGDTFTVDEIKLLEKQTSPPDYLTEAELITLMEKHGIGTDASIPVHINNICQRNYVTVETGRKLKPTNLGIVLVHGYYKIDADLVLPTIRSAVEKQLTLIALGKANFDQVLQHTLDIFKRKFHYFVDSISGMDELMEVSFSPIAATGKPLSRCGKCHRFMKYIQAKPSRLHCSHCDETYSLPQNGAIKLYKELRCPLDEFELVLWTSGSRGKTYPVCPYCFSNPPFRDLKKGMGCNECTHPSCQHSLNSLGIGQCVECETGVLVFDPTPGPKWRMSCNKCNVVVHFFENAHKVQVSQDSCESCEASLVSVDFKTRSPFPDGDAQHTGCVFCDPAFQDLVELKYATMRHPMHRAGGARRGRGKGRGRRPVGRGNPKKPKDKMAALAAYFV; from the exons ATGGTCAAATTCCTTCAG GTTGAAGCTAAAGGTTGTGATTATGTTGTCTTGTGGTTGGACTGCGATAAAGAAggagaaaacatttgttttgag GTGTTGGATGCTATTCAGCCGTTTATGAATAAACCTTACGGTCATGAGTGTACCGTGTACCGGGCCAAGTTCAGCTCCATCACAGACACTGATATCTGCAACGCAATGAACCGACTCGGAGAGCCTAACAAGAACGAAGCTTTGTCTGTAGATGCACGGCAAGAGTTGGACCTCAGAATTGGCTGCGCTTTCACACG TTTCCAGACCAAGTACTTCCAGGGAAAATATGGGAATTTGGACTCCACTTTGATTTCCTTCGGCCCCTGTCAGACCCCCACACTGGGTTTCTGTGTGGATCGTCATGATAAGATCCAGTCCTTCAAACCCGAGTCATACTGGGTTGTTCAGGCAAAG gTTTTTAAGGGGAAGGACAGCCCGCTCACGTTGGACTGGGACCGTGTGCGAGTATTTGACCGCGATGTTGGTCAGATGTTTGTAAACATTGCAAAAACAGCTAAGGAGGCTAAG GTCGATTCTGTGACGAAGAAGGAGAAAGCCAAGCAGAGACCTCTTGCATTAAACACAGTGGAGATGTTAAGAGTCGGCAGCTCTGCTTTAG GAATGGGTCCTCAGCACACTATGCAGATAGCGGAACGTCTCTACACGCAGGGTTACATCAGCTACCCTCGTACAGAGACTACACATTACCCTGAGAACTTTGACCTCAAGAGCACCCTCAGACAACAGGCCAACAGCTCTTTCTGGGGCGAAACG gttaaAGCTCTGATGTCAGAGGGCATTAACAAGCCGAGGAAAGGGGCGGATGCTGGAGATCACCCACCGATCACACCTATGAGAGCAGCGTCTGAGATCGAGCTGG GTAGTGATGGTTGGCGTCTGTACGATTACATCACACGTCACTTCATAGCCACGGTCAGCCACGACTGTAAATTTCTCCAGACCACGATATCTTTCAATATCGCCACAGAGACGTTCACATGCACCGGGAAGACGCTTATTTCTGCTG GGTACACTGAGGTGATGCCCTGGCAGGGTATTCCACTGGAAGAGGCCTTACCCGTGTGTGAGAGAGGAGACACTTTTACAGTGGACGAGATAAAACTGCTGGAGAAACAAACCAGTCCACCAGATTACCTGACTGAGGCCGAGCTCATCACACTCATGGAAAAACACGGCATTG GTACGGATGCCAGCATTCCTGTCCACATTAACAACATCTGCCAGAGGAACTACGTAACGGTTGAAACTGGCCGTAAACTCAAACCCACCAACCTGGGAATTGTTCTGGTTCACGGTTACTATAAAATTG ATGCAGATTTGGTCTTGCCCACTATCCGGAGCGCTGTGGAGAAGCAGCTGACTCTGATCGCTTTAGGAAAAGCAAATTTTGATCAGGTCTTACAGCACACTCTGGATATATTCAAGAGGAAGTTTCACTACTTTGTGGACTCGATTTCTG GTATGGATGAATTAATGGAGGTGTCGTTCTCTCCGATCGCTGCCACAGGGAAGCCACTGTCTCGATGTGGCAAATGCCATCGCTTCATGAAATACATACAG GCTAAACCCAGTCGCCTGCACTGCTCGCACTGCGATGAGACCTACAGTTTACCACAGAACGGAGCAATAAAACTGTACAAGGAGCTGAGGTGTCCTCTAGATGAGTTTGAGCTGGTGCTCTGGACGTCAGGTTCTCGAGGCAAAACCTACCCTGTGTGTCCATACTGCTTCAGCAATCCTCCCTTTAGAGACTTGAAGAAAG gAATGGGCTGTAATGAATGCACCCACCCGTCCTGTCAACACTCCCTCAACTCTCTCGGGATCGGTCAGTGCGTCGAATGCGAGACGGGCGTTCTCGTCTTCGATCCCACCCCTGGACCGAAGTGGCGCATGTCTTGCAACAAATGCAACGTGGTGGTGCATTTCTTCGAGAATGCCCATAAGGTGCAGGTGTCCCAGGACAGCTGCGAGTCCTGCGAAGCCTCCCTGGTCTCTGTGGACTTTAAGACGCGCTCGCCGTTTCCTGACGGTGATGCACAGCACACCGGCTGCGTGTTTTGCGACCCTGCATTCCAGGATCTGGTGGAGTTGAAATACGCGACCATGCGGCATCCTATGCACCGGGCAGGAGGGGCAAGGAGAGGGAGGGGGAAGGGACGAGGGAGGAGACCGGTGGGGAGAGGGAATCCTAAAAAACCGAAGGATAAAATGGCAGCGTTGGCTGCGTATTTTGTATAG
- the top3b gene encoding DNA topoisomerase 3-beta-1 isoform X1: MRTVFMVAEKPSLALSIAKILSKGSCLTRKGLNGACSVHEYTGNFEGQSVRFKMTSVCGHVMSLDFIGKYNNWDKVDPAELFSKAPTEKKEANPKLNMVKFLQVEAKGCDYVVLWLDCDKEGENICFEVLDAIQPFMNKPYGHECTVYRAKFSSITDTDICNAMNRLGEPNKNEALSVDARQELDLRIGCAFTRFQTKYFQGKYGNLDSTLISFGPCQTPTLGFCVDRHDKIQSFKPESYWVVQAKVFKGKDSPLTLDWDRVRVFDRDVGQMFVNIAKTAKEAKVDSVTKKEKAKQRPLALNTVEMLRVGSSALGMGPQHTMQIAERLYTQGYISYPRTETTHYPENFDLKSTLRQQANSSFWGETVKALMSEGINKPRKGADAGDHPPITPMRAASEIELGSDGWRLYDYITRHFIATVSHDCKFLQTTISFNIATETFTCTGKTLISAGYTEVMPWQGIPLEEALPVCERGDTFTVDEIKLLEKQTSPPDYLTEAELITLMEKHGIGTDASIPVHINNICQRNYVTVETGRKLKPTNLGIVLVHGYYKIDADLVLPTIRSAVEKQLTLIALGKANFDQVLQHTLDIFKRKFHYFVDSISGMDELMEVSFSPIAATGKPLSRCGKCHRFMKYIQAKPSRLHCSHCDETYSLPQNGAIKLYKELRCPLDEFELVLWTSGSRGKTYPVCPYCFSNPPFRDLKKGMGCNECTHPSCQHSLNSLGIGQCVECETGVLVFDPTPGPKWRMSCNKCNVVVHFFENAHKVQVSQDSCESCEASLVSVDFKTRSPFPDGDAQHTGCVFCDPAFQDLVELKYATMRHPMHRAGGARRGRGKGRGRRPVGRGNPKKPKDKMAALAAYFV, from the exons ATGAGGACTGTGTTCATGGTGGCTGAGAAGCCCTCTCTTGCTCTGTCTATTGCCAAAATCCTATCTAAAG GCAGCTGTTTAACCCGGAAGGGCCTGAACGGAGCATGCTCAGTCCACGAGTACACGGGAAACTTCGAGGGCCAAAGCGTGAGGTTCAAGATGACATCAGTGTGTGGACACGTCATGAGTCTGGACTTCATCG GAAAATATAACAACTGGGATAAAGTCGATCCAGCCGAGCTGTTCAGTAAAGCACCGACTGAGAAGAAGGAAGCAAACCCTAAACTAAATATGGTCAAATTCCTTCAG GTTGAAGCTAAAGGTTGTGATTATGTTGTCTTGTGGTTGGACTGCGATAAAGAAggagaaaacatttgttttgag GTGTTGGATGCTATTCAGCCGTTTATGAATAAACCTTACGGTCATGAGTGTACCGTGTACCGGGCCAAGTTCAGCTCCATCACAGACACTGATATCTGCAACGCAATGAACCGACTCGGAGAGCCTAACAAGAACGAAGCTTTGTCTGTAGATGCACGGCAAGAGTTGGACCTCAGAATTGGCTGCGCTTTCACACG TTTCCAGACCAAGTACTTCCAGGGAAAATATGGGAATTTGGACTCCACTTTGATTTCCTTCGGCCCCTGTCAGACCCCCACACTGGGTTTCTGTGTGGATCGTCATGATAAGATCCAGTCCTTCAAACCCGAGTCATACTGGGTTGTTCAGGCAAAG gTTTTTAAGGGGAAGGACAGCCCGCTCACGTTGGACTGGGACCGTGTGCGAGTATTTGACCGCGATGTTGGTCAGATGTTTGTAAACATTGCAAAAACAGCTAAGGAGGCTAAG GTCGATTCTGTGACGAAGAAGGAGAAAGCCAAGCAGAGACCTCTTGCATTAAACACAGTGGAGATGTTAAGAGTCGGCAGCTCTGCTTTAG GAATGGGTCCTCAGCACACTATGCAGATAGCGGAACGTCTCTACACGCAGGGTTACATCAGCTACCCTCGTACAGAGACTACACATTACCCTGAGAACTTTGACCTCAAGAGCACCCTCAGACAACAGGCCAACAGCTCTTTCTGGGGCGAAACG gttaaAGCTCTGATGTCAGAGGGCATTAACAAGCCGAGGAAAGGGGCGGATGCTGGAGATCACCCACCGATCACACCTATGAGAGCAGCGTCTGAGATCGAGCTGG GTAGTGATGGTTGGCGTCTGTACGATTACATCACACGTCACTTCATAGCCACGGTCAGCCACGACTGTAAATTTCTCCAGACCACGATATCTTTCAATATCGCCACAGAGACGTTCACATGCACCGGGAAGACGCTTATTTCTGCTG GGTACACTGAGGTGATGCCCTGGCAGGGTATTCCACTGGAAGAGGCCTTACCCGTGTGTGAGAGAGGAGACACTTTTACAGTGGACGAGATAAAACTGCTGGAGAAACAAACCAGTCCACCAGATTACCTGACTGAGGCCGAGCTCATCACACTCATGGAAAAACACGGCATTG GTACGGATGCCAGCATTCCTGTCCACATTAACAACATCTGCCAGAGGAACTACGTAACGGTTGAAACTGGCCGTAAACTCAAACCCACCAACCTGGGAATTGTTCTGGTTCACGGTTACTATAAAATTG ATGCAGATTTGGTCTTGCCCACTATCCGGAGCGCTGTGGAGAAGCAGCTGACTCTGATCGCTTTAGGAAAAGCAAATTTTGATCAGGTCTTACAGCACACTCTGGATATATTCAAGAGGAAGTTTCACTACTTTGTGGACTCGATTTCTG GTATGGATGAATTAATGGAGGTGTCGTTCTCTCCGATCGCTGCCACAGGGAAGCCACTGTCTCGATGTGGCAAATGCCATCGCTTCATGAAATACATACAG GCTAAACCCAGTCGCCTGCACTGCTCGCACTGCGATGAGACCTACAGTTTACCACAGAACGGAGCAATAAAACTGTACAAGGAGCTGAGGTGTCCTCTAGATGAGTTTGAGCTGGTGCTCTGGACGTCAGGTTCTCGAGGCAAAACCTACCCTGTGTGTCCATACTGCTTCAGCAATCCTCCCTTTAGAGACTTGAAGAAAG gAATGGGCTGTAATGAATGCACCCACCCGTCCTGTCAACACTCCCTCAACTCTCTCGGGATCGGTCAGTGCGTCGAATGCGAGACGGGCGTTCTCGTCTTCGATCCCACCCCTGGACCGAAGTGGCGCATGTCTTGCAACAAATGCAACGTGGTGGTGCATTTCTTCGAGAATGCCCATAAGGTGCAGGTGTCCCAGGACAGCTGCGAGTCCTGCGAAGCCTCCCTGGTCTCTGTGGACTTTAAGACGCGCTCGCCGTTTCCTGACGGTGATGCACAGCACACCGGCTGCGTGTTTTGCGACCCTGCATTCCAGGATCTGGTGGAGTTGAAATACGCGACCATGCGGCATCCTATGCACCGGGCAGGAGGGGCAAGGAGAGGGAGGGGGAAGGGACGAGGGAGGAGACCGGTGGGGAGAGGGAATCCTAAAAAACCGAAGGATAAAATGGCAGCGTTGGCTGCGTATTTTGTATAG
- the LOC130419856 gene encoding interleukin-17F-like: MQRLQILGLLSIFLLVWDPSQSSSIPAQCVEHTYCSSTLKEYHTNLINLPSRINERSVATWDYVENIDLKRVPQIIYEASCRNSDSCKGMEDSSSLESIPIAIKMPFLRNNPRCPTYALEFEDVNIACICATSRQN, from the exons ATGCAACGGCTACAG ATTCTCGGGCTCCTAAGTATTTTTCTGCTGGTGTGGGACCCCAGCCAAAGCAGTTCAATTCCAGCACAGTGTGTGGAACACACCTACTGCTCATCCACACTGAAAGAATATCACACAAACCTCATCAACCTGCCCAGCAGAATCAATGAGCGCAGCGTGGCCACATGGGACTATGT AGAGAATATTGACTTGAAACGAGTGCCACAGATCATCTATGAAGCCAGCTGTCGAAACAGTGACTCCTGTAAAGGCATGGAAGACTCTTCAAGTCTGGAGAGCATACCTATTGCAATCAAAATGCCATTTCTCAGAAATAACCCAAGATGCCCAACTTATGCACTGGAATTTGAGGACGTCAACATCGCCTGTATATGTGCCACATCCCGACAGAACTAG